From Pagrus major chromosome 2, Pma_NU_1.0, one genomic window encodes:
- the LOC141020234 gene encoding uncharacterized protein: MTAAALIGDQLILEEDYDDTYIPSEQEIQEYAREIGIDPNSEPELLWLAREGIVAPLPPEWKPCQDVTGDIYYFNFSSGQSTWDHPCDEHYRRLVAQERERAQLAASAGGTGAKKDKDKKKKKEKKEKKEKKKKEPLKTPGTLSSALGPLPSPLGSLAPLRGLDAPGPGPLSGSAPALRRSIGSSGGLEPLKTSIGGPRSSGASSVLGSRQEERVSLNLPGFDDDDDDEDDNDDEKISENEPSPRGSDRLLKNLHLDLDALGGGLQYEDSEASGAAPAEERTEPELQDLALSGDHSPEPPSQQDSLRGHHLQLSSLAGSRNHVSAEGMGPISPEPEHSAPQEVAEELNEVDEEEGEEEGGDFEDEDVQREKGEDEGGGKGEDGGAEEKEEIEDGQAQVEEADERKSKEEGDEMEEEQGGSKGSVESKKEEVVESDKAEEESFEGDDEEKDEGGGGVSGNIKHSEMQENNEKEENGGDEEVGSSVERQHEETKDGEENGESDDAVESLMEEKEEEEKQEFEEGSDEVVEKCFKSDKAEGSEEEDKNDNDMDKLERSIDDVKGQSESDVEEARTNSERDHGREEEVKGGESDEALERCSLSQRRLTESDDEVIERCVQSEGGETDGEALEVDEESNAQKPQTAPESDEEVIERCVQSEGGETDGEALEVDEESNAQKPQTAPESEDEVVEVFGTAQGRSAKPDEETMLGDHKTLDQKRKTLAGKMENVTKKCSLPSEESEAGKNVEEASSSVDVKLSEKVLDINDLSGTVSPLEKDDKEERKEEEEYEERGETQRHLQVAGKDNPLALKVDRLVLHQSSPSPSISSLSRSEQGVQLKNEGLVTSPGLQRPETSRGRLVRTSNTQLEDAEQNQEISLEEEASWRVRKDREKEEEEEEEEEEEEEQMKRAEREERSLRERKEERERRKADREVEEEREHLMREKENRMRLLQEELRRSEEEEERRLKEESEERLRALRRRLLSKRSEEEARLNEESDWALKELRESAQPERERQQHKLREESEAMLTELRITLEKERMAERDRLEAQKRRDMERLKAELEEELQAEKRRLQEEREEKLSSLKQEVRITERRRELMSPRPEQHLAEYHRELADVLQEMREEVQRDHERKLEQLREDHRREMNNIREKYLDEETAQRERLLSTLQEDRERLHTSHTVQLEKLRLQLDTQIQKTQLTHSRKESELQDLADQMELRAKELKGQEAMLQTKAADLKRKRKKLGEEEDEVDRQIESLPRLIQERDQLKEELERMREEKHQARELIQRAREERGEAKEEEERLREERDRARDESRRAKVDKERLESKVALLQERCDRLSRRVSEMEEGEGVSASLRPEPKQEKRKAEKAEAMAPSSGRRDSPMHVEDLDDPPLSPVPDSHSSMDEFRRYISSHGASIQKTKLFLERESRRLMERQAALRAAQTSSSQDPNQDGGVTEEMIRNLQQEARNVVELQRTVQRGNTLLRRKEEQLQQLESSLAEEPLFEDLSRFPGERKVTFDVTESDLSSTVDPPDGTGGHPTVPDKVQELAESLQQISGQLSTVLGALGSLAQRQSVTPYTAFPLPLSQPHSSPAPTSAPVMPQMHSLGPSSLAAPPPMRLSEPSWAWAPQGSSTATPFFSTPISSGLRASEDLINSRWSQIFPRAAIDPITSSSMRPTSSYSSYMPASEHGRSLRSMQKSAEVDGQRLQGLIDGNKRWLEMRKKDNSVPLFTRYQAPSSKSGLLQLGLDDNNQIRVYHY, encoded by the exons AtgactgcagctgctctcaTAGGAGACCAGCTGATCCTTGAAGAGGATTATGATGACACCTATATACCCTCTGAACAAG AGATCCAAGAGTACGCAAGAGAGATTGGCATTGATCCAAACAGTGAGCCGGAGCTCCTGTGGCTGGCCAGGGAGGGCATTGTTGCCCCTCTGCCTCCCGAGTGGAAGCCTTG CCAGGATGTGACGGGGGACATCTACTATTTCAACTTCTCCTCGGGCCAGTCCACCTGGGATCACCCCTGCGACGAGCACTACCGCCGCCTGGTGGCCCAGGAGCGTGAGCGCGCCCAGCTCGCGGCCTCTGCGGGCGGCACAGGGGCGAAGAAGGacaaggacaagaagaagaagaaagagaagaaggagaagaaagagaagaagaagaaggagccaCTGAAGACTCCTGGA ACACTGAGTTCGGCCTTGGGACCCCTACCATCCCCGCTTGGCAGCCTGGCTCCTCTGAGAGGTCTGGATGCCCCGGGCCCAGGCCCACTCTCTGGTTCTGCCCCCGCTCTCCGGCGGTCCATTGGCAGCTCTGGAGGACTGGAGCCCCTAAAAACATCGATTGGA GGCCCCCGGAGCAGTGGAGCATCGAGTGTTTTgggcagcaggcaggaggagagggtgTCCCTCAATCTGCCTGGCTttgacgacgatgatgatgatgaagatgacaaTGACGATGAGAAAATCTCAGAAAATGAG CCGAGTCCTCGCGGTTCAGACCGATTATTGAAGAACCTTCATCTGGATCTGGATGCCCTTGGAGGAGGCCTACAGTATGAG GACAGTGAGGCCAGTGGAGCGGCTCCAGCTGAGGAGAGGACAGAGCCAGAGTTGCAGGACTTGGCTCTATCTGGAGACCACAGCCCTGAGCCACCGTCCCAACAg GACTCTTTGAGAGGCCACCACCTCCAGCTGTCATCACTGGCAGGCAGCAGAAACCATGTCAGTGCGGAGGGAATGGGTCCTATCAGCCCTGAACCTGAACACTCTGCTCCACAGGAGGTAGCAGAGGAGTTAAATGAggtggacgaggaggagggggaggaggaggggggagattTTGAAGACGAGGAtgttcagagagagaaaggagaggatgAAGGCGGAGGGAAAGGGGAGGACGGAGGggcagaggagaaagaagagataGAAGATGGACAGGCACAGGTAGAGGAAGCAGATGAGCGCAAAAGCAAAGAAGAGGGGgatgagatggaggaagagCAGGGAGGAAGTAAAGGGTCTGTAGAAAGTAAGAAAGAGGAGGTGGTAGAGAGTGACAAGGCAGAGGAGGAATCCTTtgaaggtgatgatgaagagaaagaCGAAGGGGGTGGTGGAGTGTCAggaaacataaaacacagtgaGATGCAAGAGAAcaatgaaaaagaggaaaatggcGGTGATGAGGAAGTAGGAAGTAGCGTTGAAAGGCAGCATGAAGAGACCAAAGATGGAGAAGAGAATGGGGAGAGTGATGACGCTGTGGAGAGTTTaatggaggagaaggaagaggaagaaaaacaggaatttGAGGAAGGTAGCGATGAAGTCGTGGAGAAATGCTTCAAAAGTGATAAAGCAGAagggagtgaggaggaggacaaaaatgacaatgataTGGATAAGCTTGAGAGAAGCATAGATGACGTGAAAGGGCAGAGTGAGAGCGATGTAGAGGAGGCCAGGACAAATAGTGAAAGAGACCATGGAAGGGAAGAAGAGGTAAAGGGTGGCGAGAGCGATGAGGCCTTGGAGAGATGCTCCCTGAGCCAGAGGAGACTGACGGAGAGTGACGATGAGGTGATAGAGAGATGTGTGCAGAGTGAAGGGGGAGAAACGGATGGGGAGGCACTGGAGGTAGATGAGGAATCAAATGCTCAAAAGCCTCAAACTGCCCCGGAGAGTGACGAGGAGGTGATAGAGAGATGTGTGCAGAGTGAAGGGGGAGAAACGGATGGGGAGGCACTGGAGGTAGATGAGGAATCAAATGCTCAAAAGCCTCAAACTGCCCCGGAGAGTGAGGATGAAGTCGTCGAGGTTTTCGGAACGGCTCAAGGCCGATCAGCCAAGCCAGACGAGGAGACGATGCTGGGCGACCATAAAACACTTgaccaaaagagaaaaactcTCGCTGGCAAGATGGAGAATGTGACAAAAAAATGCTCCCTTCCCTCAGAG GAGTCTGAGGCTGGTAAGAACGTCGAGGAAGCGTCATCCTCCGTGGATGTCAAG CTGTCAGAGAAAGTTCTGGACATCAACGACCTGTCTGGTACTGTCAGTCCACTGGAGAAAGAtgacaaagaagaaagaaaagaagaggaggagtatGAGGAGCGTGGCGAGACACAgag GCATTTGCAGGTTGCTGGCAAAGACAACCCTCTGGCTCTCAAGGTTGACCGACTCGTCCTCCACCAATCCAGCCCTTCGCCTTCCATCTCAAGCCTGTCCCGTTCAGAACAAGGTGTCCAACTGAAAAACGAAGGCCTCGTCACGTCTCCGGGGCTACAAAGGCCTGAAACCTCCAGAGGGCGGCTGGTCCGCACTTCCAACACCCAACTTGAAGACGCTGAACAAAACCAAGAGATCTCACTGGAAGAAGAGGCAAGCTGGAGAGTCcggaaagacagagagaaggaggaggaagaggaggaggaggaggaggag gaggaggagcagatgaagagggcagagagagaggagaggagtctgagagagaggaaggaggagagggagaggaggaaggctGATCgagaggtggaagaggagagagagcatctgatgagggagaaggagaacaGAATGCGTCTCctccaggaggagctgaggagatcagaagaagaagaggaaaggaggcTGAAGGAGGAGAGCGAGGAAAGACTCAG GGCTCTGCGGCGGCGTCTCCTGTCtaagaggagtgaggaggaggcCAGGCTGAACGAGGAGTCTGATTGGGCGCTGAAGGAACTCAGAGAGTCTGCCcagccagagagggagaggcagcaacacaaactcag GGAGGAGAGTGAGGCCATGCTGACGGAGTTACGCATCACTCTCGAGAAAGAGCGAATGGCGGAGCGCGACAGACTGGAGGCCCAAAAGAGGCGGGACATGGAACGTCTGAAGGCAGAGTTGGAAGAGGAGCTCcaagcagagaagaggaggctccaggaagagagggaggagaaactGAGCTCTCTGAAACAGGAG GTCAGAattacagagaggaggagggagctcaTGAGTCCACGGCCTGAACAGCATCTGGCAGAGTACCACCGAGAG CTAGCTGATGTTCTCCAGGAAATGCGGGAGGAGGTGCAGCGTGATCATGAGAGGAAGTTGGAGCAGCTGAGGGAGGACCACAGGAGAGAGATGAACAACATCAGAGAGAAATACCTGGACGAG gAGACAGCTCAAAGGGAGCGCCTGCTTTCCACTCTGCAGGAAGACAGAGAGCGTCTCCACACCTCGCACACTGTCCAACTGGAGAAACTCCGCTTGCAGCTcgacacacagatacaaaagACACAGCTTACACACTCTCGCAAG GAGTCAGAACTGCAGGATCTGGCAGATCAGATGGAGCTGAGAGCCAAAGAGCTGAAGGGCCAGGAGGCCATGTTGCAGACCAAG GCAGCAGATctcaagaggaagaggaagaagcttggggaggaagaggacgaaGTGGACAGACAGATAGAG agcTTACCTCGTCTGATCCAGGAGAGGGACCAGCtgaaggaggagctggagaggatgagagaggagaaacacCAAGCCAGAGAACTCATCcagagagcgagggaggagaggggcgaggccaaggaggaggaggagaggctgagggaggagagagacagagccagGGACGAGAGCAGGAGGGCCAAGGTGGACAAGGAGCGGCTGGAGAGCAAGGTGGCGCTGCTGCAGGAGCGATGCGACCGTCTCAGTCGCAGAGTCAG TGAGATGGAAGAAGGTGAAGGTGTGAGCGCCTCCCTCCGACCAGAACCTAAACAGGAGAAAAGGAAGGCAGAGAAAGCAGAGGCGATGGCGCCCTCCAGTGGCAGGAGAGACTCACCTATGCATGTAGAAGACTTGGATGACCCACCACTCTCACCTGTGCCTGACAGCCACAGCAGCATGGACGA GTTCAGACGCTACATCTCCTCACATGGCGCATCCATCCAAAAAACCAAACTCTTCCTGGAGAGGGAGAGCCGCCGGCTGATGGAGAGACAGGCAGCTCTGCGGGCGGCCCAGACCAGCTCCTCCCAGGACCCCAACCAGGACGGGGGGGTGACTGAGGAGATGATAAGAAACCTGCAGCAG GAGGCGAGAAATGTGGTGGAGCTGCAGCGGACGGTTCAGAGGGGAAACACTCTCCTGCGTAGGAAAGAGGAGCAACTCCAACAGCTAGAGAGCTCTTTAGCTGAAGAG CCGCTGTTTGAGGATTTGTCTCGGTTTCCGGGAGAAAGGAAGGTGACCTTTGATGTGACCGAATCTGACCTCAGCAGCACTGTGGACCCTCCAGATGGGACAG GAGGTCATCCCACTGTCCCTGACAAAGTGCAGGAGTTAGCAGAGTCCCTGCAGCAGATCTCAGGCCAGCTCAGCACCGTCCTGGGTGCGCTGGGTTCACTGGCCCAGAGGCAGAGCGTCACACCCTATACAGCCttccctctgcctctgtctcaacctcactCCAGCCCAGCTCCTACCTCTGCACCAGTAATGCCCCAGATGCACAGCCTGGGCCCCAGCTCCTTAGCTGCACCTCCCCCAATGAGGCTCTCTGAGCCGTCCTGGGCCTGGGCGCCCCAAGGCTCCTCCACAGCCACCCCTTTCTTCAGTACTCCCATCAGCAGCGGGCTGAGGGCCTCTGAGGACCTCATCAACAGCCGATGGAGCCAGATATTCCCCA GAGCGGCTATAGACCCGATCACCTCCAGCAGCATGAGGCCAACCTCATCTTACTCATCATACATGCCTGCTAG tgAACACGGTCGCAGTCTGCGCTCCATGCAGAAGTCAGCGGAGGTAGATGGCCAGAGGCTGCAGGGGCTGATCGACGGCAACAAGAGGTGGCTGGAGATGCGCAAGAAAGACAACAGCGT ACCTCTGTTCACTCGCTATCAGGCTCCTTCAAGCAAGAGCGGCCTGCTCCAGCTGGGCCTGGACGATAACAACCAGATCAGAGTCTATCATTACTGA
- the apoa1b gene encoding apolipoprotein A-Ib — MKFAALALALLLAVGSHAASVQADAPTQLEHARAALDVYLTQVKDMSLRAVNQLDDPQYAEFKTNLAQRIEEMYTQIKTLQSSVSPMTDSFYSTVMEVTKDTRESLSADIQALKTSLEPQREKLREVIERHLNDYRTMLTPIYNDYKTKHDEEMTALKARLEPVMDELHAKVRVNLEETKGVLMPMVDTVSTKVHERLTSLREVVQPYVQEYKEQMKQMYDQAQNVDTEALKTQITPLVEEIKVKMNAIFEIIAASVTKH, encoded by the exons ATGAAATTTGCGGCTCTTGCTCTCGCCCTTCTGCTGGCTGTCG GCTCTCATGCCGCTTCAGTGCAGGCTGATGCACCCACTCAGCTGGAACATGCCCGTGCTGCTTTGGATGTCTACCTGACTCAGGTGAAGGACATGTCTCTCAGAGCCGTGAACCAGCTTGATGACCCTCAGTACGCAGAGTTCAA GACCAACCTTGCTCAGCGCATTGAGGAGATGTACACTCAGATCAAGACTCTTCAGAGTTCCGTTTCCCCCATGACCGACAGCTTCTACAGCACCGTTATGGAAGTCACCAAGGACACCCGTGAATCTCTCAGTGCTGATATTCAGGCTCTGAAAACATCGCTTGAGCCCCAGCGCGAAAAGCTGAGGGAAGTCATCGAGAGGCACCTTAACGATTACCGCACCATGCTGACACCCATCTACAATGACTACAAGACCAAGCATGATGAGGAAATGACAGCCCTGAAGGCCAGGCTGGAGCCCGTGATGGATGAGCTGCATGCCAAGGTGCGAGTCAACCTGGAGGAGACCAAGGGTGTCCTGATGCCCATGGTTGATACCGTGAGTACCAAGGTCCACGAACGTCTGACAAGTTTGAGGGAAGTGGTTCAACCCTACGTTCAAGAATACAAGGAGCAGATGAAGCAGATGTATGATCAGGCCCAGAACGTCGACACCGAAGCGCTCAAAACGCAGATTACACCTTTAGTCGAAGAAATCAAGGTTAAGATGAATGCCATCTTCGAGATCATCGCTGCCTCCGTCACCAAGCACTAA
- the LOC141010437 gene encoding T-box transcription factor TBX1-B-like, with protein sequence MMDGPQLSRSCELSLPCCAERGSLSGAKAPQVSGVRVQLEMHALWQQFDQLGTEMIVTKAGRRMFPTFQVQISGMDPAAEYVLLMDFIPVDDKRYRYAFHSSSWLVAGRADVVAPSRMHFHPDSPACGAQWMKQTVSFDTLKLTNNLLDDNGHMILNSMHRYQPRFHVVYVDPSPNSHLNAYRNFCSFSFLETRFMAVTAYQNHRITQLKIASNPFAKGFRTTEPQDRVGKSGHLAVWCPPEGRAELLIAKPGEQKSWGSKTSSRQEDPAAVSVDHYGLFHHCKDSLGLNMEMEDGHSILAPASFPFAHSYWDCPGSSQERGSLP encoded by the exons ATGATGGATG GTCCTCAGCTGTCTCGGAGCTGTGAACTGTCTCTGCCCTGCTGTGCAGAAAGGGGGTCACTGTCGGGCGCTAAGGCCCCCCAAGTCAGTGGGGTCAGGGTTCAGCTGGAGATGCATGCACTTTGGCAGCAATTTGACCAGCTGGGCACAGAGATGATTGTTACCAAAGCTGGAAG GAGGATGTTTCCGACATTCCAGGTGCAAATCTCTGGGATGGATCCTGCTGCTGAATATGTCCTGCTCATGGACTTTATCCCTGTTGACGACAAAAGATACAG aTATGCATTCCACAGCTCATCTTGGTTGGTGGCAGGGCGAGCAGATGTTGTAGCCCCAAGCAGGATGCACTTCCACCCAGACTCACCTGCCTGTGGAGCCCAGTGGATGAAGCAGACTGTATCCTTCGACACTCTCAAGCTCACCAACAACCTGCTGGATGACAACGGACAT ATGATATTGAACTCCATGCATCGCTACCAGCCACGCTTCCATGTGGTGTACGTGGATCCGTCTCCCAACAGTCACTTAAATGCATACAGGAACTTCTGCTCTTTTTCCTTCCTGGAGACCCGCTTTATGGCTGTCACTGCCTATCAGAACCACAGG ATCACCCAGCTAAAAATTGCTAGCAACCCATTTGCTAAAGGCTTCAGGACTACAGAGCCCCAGGACAG GGTAGGTAAATCCGGACATCTAGCAGTGTGGtgtccaccagagggcagaGCTGAGCTTCTCATCGCCAAACCTGGAGAGCAGAAAAGCTGGGGCTCAAAGACTTCAAGCA GACAGGAGGACCCAGCAGCAGTATCAGTGGACCATTATGGACTGTTCCACCACTGTAAAGACTCTCTAGGACTCAACATGGAGATGGAAGATGGCCACAGCATATTAGCACCTGCTTCCTTCCCCTTCGCTCACTCCTACTGGGACTGTCCAGGATCCTCTCAAGAGAGAGGCAGTCTGCCATAG